From one Staphylococcus kloosii genomic stretch:
- a CDS encoding diacylglycerol kinase, which yields MRKRARIIYNPTSGKELFKRTLPDVLIKLEKAGFETSAYATEKIGDATIEAQRSLEGQYDVLIAAGGDGTLNEVVNGIAEQPNRPKLGIIPMGTVNDFGRALHLPSDIMSAIDVIIDQHSTKVDIGKMNSRYFINLAAGGQLTQVSYETPSKLKSIVGPFAYYIKGFEMLPQMKAVDIRIEYDGKVFQGEAMLFLLGLTNSMAGFEKLVPDAKLDDGKFTLIIVEKANLAELGHIMTLASRGEHTKHPKVHYEKASSINISSFTDMQLNVDGEYGGKLPGNFLNLKQHIEVFTPKDVKNEELTEQ from the coding sequence ATGAGAAAAAGAGCTAGAATAATTTATAATCCAACTTCTGGTAAAGAGCTATTTAAACGTACGTTACCAGATGTACTAATAAAATTAGAAAAAGCAGGATTTGAAACAAGTGCATATGCAACAGAAAAAATAGGTGACGCTACAATTGAGGCACAACGTTCGCTCGAAGGTCAATATGATGTATTAATTGCAGCAGGTGGCGATGGGACATTGAATGAAGTCGTAAATGGTATTGCAGAACAACCTAACAGACCTAAATTAGGTATTATACCAATGGGGACTGTTAATGATTTTGGCCGTGCCTTGCATTTACCTAGCGATATTATGAGTGCTATAGATGTAATTATTGATCAACACTCTACAAAAGTAGATATTGGTAAAATGAACAGTCGTTATTTTATTAATTTGGCTGCAGGTGGTCAATTAACACAAGTCTCTTATGAAACGCCGAGTAAATTAAAATCGATTGTAGGACCCTTTGCATATTACATTAAAGGTTTTGAAATGTTGCCACAAATGAAGGCAGTCGATATTAGAATTGAATATGACGGAAAAGTCTTTCAAGGAGAAGCAATGTTGTTCTTATTAGGTTTAACTAATTCTATGGCTGGATTTGAAAAATTAGTCCCTGATGCTAAATTAGATGACGGTAAATTCACTTTAATTATCGTGGAAAAAGCAAATCTGGCAGAATTAGGTCATATTATGACATTGGCATCTCGTGGTGAACATACAAAACATCCTAAAGTACATTATGAGAAAGCAAGTTCAATTAACATATCTTCCTTTACAGACATGCAATTGAATGTAGACGGCGAGTATGGCGGTAAACTACCAGGTAACTTCTTAAACTTGAAACAACATATAGAAGTCTTTACACCGAAAGATGTTAAAAATGAAGAATTAACTGAGCAATAA